One window from the genome of Rariglobus hedericola encodes:
- a CDS encoding UDP-glucose 6-dehydrogenase produces the protein MKICCIGAGYVGGPTMAVIALKAPDIQVTVVDMNAARIAAWNSDTLPIYEPGLDDVVKEARGRNLFFSTDVKATIAAADIIFVSVNTPTKTYGVGSGRAADLRYIESVARTIAEVSTTPKIIVEKSTIPVKTAETIQQILAANTSGAKFQVLSNPEFLAEGTAVPDLFNPDRVLIGGERTPEGDAAVETLVSVYARWVPRERIITTNLWSSELSKLVANAFLAQRISSINAISALCEATGADVDEVANAIGKDSRIGPKFLKASVGFGGSCFQKDILNLVYLCESFGLPEVAAYWNQVVSMNDYQKRRFSARILKSLFNTVADKRIAVFGFAFKKDTNDTRESAAINVVRDLLAEHANVVVYDPKVPAAEIMSDVLGKGETNPRLTVATSAYEAALDAHAIAIVTEWDEFKTLDYTKIFADMHKPASLFDGRNIVDLAKLRAIGFRAHGIGR, from the coding sequence ATGAAAATCTGCTGCATTGGTGCCGGTTATGTAGGTGGACCGACGATGGCGGTCATCGCGTTAAAAGCTCCGGATATCCAAGTGACCGTCGTGGATATGAATGCGGCGCGCATTGCCGCGTGGAATTCCGACACGCTGCCGATTTACGAGCCGGGTCTTGATGATGTGGTCAAAGAGGCGCGCGGACGGAATCTCTTTTTCTCGACCGATGTGAAGGCGACTATCGCGGCCGCCGACATCATTTTTGTGTCCGTCAACACGCCGACCAAAACCTATGGCGTCGGATCAGGCCGGGCCGCCGATCTGCGCTACATCGAGTCGGTTGCCCGCACGATCGCCGAGGTTTCTACGACGCCCAAGATCATCGTGGAGAAATCGACGATTCCGGTGAAGACGGCCGAAACGATTCAGCAGATTCTTGCGGCGAATACCTCGGGCGCAAAATTCCAAGTGCTGTCGAATCCCGAGTTCCTGGCCGAAGGCACGGCGGTGCCGGACTTGTTTAACCCGGACCGGGTGTTGATCGGTGGCGAACGCACGCCGGAAGGTGATGCTGCCGTCGAGACGCTGGTGAGCGTCTATGCCCGCTGGGTTCCGCGGGAGCGTATCATCACGACCAATCTCTGGTCATCCGAACTTTCGAAGCTGGTAGCCAATGCGTTTCTTGCGCAGCGCATTTCGTCGATCAATGCGATCTCTGCCCTGTGTGAAGCTACCGGCGCTGATGTGGACGAAGTCGCCAACGCCATTGGCAAGGATTCGCGCATCGGCCCCAAGTTTCTCAAAGCGTCGGTGGGCTTCGGCGGATCGTGTTTTCAGAAGGATATCCTGAACCTTGTTTATCTATGCGAGAGCTTCGGATTGCCCGAAGTGGCGGCTTATTGGAATCAAGTCGTCTCGATGAACGACTACCAAAAGCGCCGGTTCTCAGCGCGTATATTGAAGTCATTGTTCAACACGGTGGCGGATAAGCGCATCGCGGTATTCGGGTTCGCTTTCAAGAAAGACACCAACGATACGCGTGAATCCGCCGCCATTAATGTCGTGCGTGATTTGCTGGCGGAACACGCCAACGTCGTGGTTTACGACCCGAAGGTGCCGGCTGCGGAGATTATGTCCGATGTGCTGGGGAAGGGTGAGACGAACCCGCGGCTGACAGTCGCGACCAGTGCTTACGAAGCGGCGTTGGATGCACACGCCATCGCGATCGTGACGGAATGGGACGAGTTCAAGACTTTGGATTATACGAAGATTTTTGCAGACATGCACAAACCCGCATCGCTTTTCGACGGTCGTAACATCGTCGATTTGGCCAAGCTTCGGGCGATCGGTTTCCGGGCTCACGGCATCGGCCGTTGA
- a CDS encoding PEP-CTERM sorting domain-containing protein, protein MLTLAAACAQAATFTWDGGGGDSNWETANNWNPNVAPGHSSSGDNFVFAGTTRLSNDANSGGWDIGSLTFNSTAGAFTLGGGTLTIGSGGVTNNSTSTQTINNQITLAANQTWTAASGAITSTGYFNANSKDLTLAGSKTITVTGQVNNVATLNLTGSGNRTFSSTNQVAATSVNVANTGTNTFNGQMNVGTLNASAGTSTFANVQASSGINVSGSANASFTGPVSGGTSGISISSSGNINFSGSINSGSLTLNGTGTTTLSGSGSKSTGAVVVNSGTLVLNQTGGGDAINNSLTVNSGGTVIFAGDNQVPEWQTVTLNTGSTLYLGDTTQTFASLVITGDSVIDFGSSGSQLNVTYGGISIASGITITIVNWDASAGDVFAGSNPGAPVVNVQYADSSGHVYASGTWSGGYVTPGAPVPEPATYGLIMLGAGIGFVVLRRRQREKQ, encoded by the coding sequence ATGCTGACGCTGGCTGCGGCGTGCGCTCAAGCGGCCACATTTACTTGGGATGGCGGCGGCGGAGACAGCAATTGGGAAACCGCCAATAACTGGAATCCCAACGTTGCCCCCGGCCACAGCAGCAGCGGAGATAACTTTGTCTTCGCCGGCACCACGCGCCTTTCAAACGACGCCAACAGCGGCGGGTGGGACATTGGTTCGCTCACTTTTAACAGCACGGCCGGCGCATTCACGTTGGGCGGCGGAACCCTGACCATCGGCTCAGGCGGGGTGACCAACAACAGCACCAGCACCCAGACGATCAACAATCAGATCACACTCGCGGCCAACCAGACTTGGACTGCCGCCAGCGGTGCGATCACGTCCACGGGCTACTTCAACGCCAACAGCAAGGATCTTACCCTCGCGGGCTCCAAGACCATCACGGTCACCGGCCAGGTAAACAATGTCGCCACTCTGAATCTTACCGGTTCAGGCAACCGCACATTCAGCAGCACCAATCAGGTCGCCGCAACCAGCGTTAATGTCGCCAACACCGGCACCAATACGTTCAACGGCCAGATGAATGTAGGCACTCTCAATGCCTCCGCCGGCACCAGCACCTTTGCCAATGTCCAGGCGTCTTCCGGCATTAATGTAAGCGGCAGTGCCAACGCCAGCTTCACCGGGCCCGTCTCTGGCGGCACCAGCGGCATTTCGATTAGCAGCAGTGGCAACATCAATTTCTCCGGCTCGATCAACAGCGGTTCTCTGACGCTTAACGGCACCGGCACCACCACTCTTTCGGGTAGTGGCAGCAAGAGCACCGGCGCAGTCGTGGTGAACAGCGGAACACTCGTTCTCAACCAGACCGGCGGCGGTGACGCCATTAACAACAGCCTCACGGTCAACTCCGGCGGCACCGTCATCTTTGCAGGCGACAACCAAGTCCCCGAATGGCAGACTGTTACGCTCAACACGGGCAGCACGCTTTACTTGGGTGACACGACCCAGACATTTGCCAGCTTGGTGATCACGGGCGACTCCGTCATCGATTTCGGCTCCAGCGGCTCCCAGCTGAATGTTACCTACGGTGGCATCAGTATCGCTAGCGGTATCACTATCACCATCGTGAACTGGGATGCTTCCGCGGGTGACGTGTTCGCCGGTTCCAATCCCGGAGCTCCGGTTGTGAACGTCCAATATGCCGATAGCAGCGGGCATGTTTATGCCAGCGGCACGTGGAGCGGTGGTTACGTCACTCCCGGCGCACCTGTTCCCGAGCCTGCCACCTACGGTTTGATCATGCTCGGAGCTGGCATCGGCTTCGTCGTGCTACGCCGCCGCCAGCGCGAGAAACAGTAA
- a CDS encoding DUF1800 domain-containing protein — MKLNLSPQDAWQPLPASQWNEDAARHLLRRAGWAAQPAEVARLMSDGLKASLDRLFPAKANLLPTPRLISNLQAASPAYAEKIRNAETREQRQVLQREQRERQQQAVQDLSIKWLQFASRPENAVTEKWTYFLSDIYVVSQEKVNNPAYIHQHNDTIRQGCLGPAPTLTKSISRDPAMIRFLDLQDSKKAAPNENFARELFELFVLGEGNYTEDDIKQAARAFTGYRLRGDEFVFAANQHDDREKTVFGKTGKFTGDDIIDLAYGLPAAGRFVPHEMAKFYLSEELLSDAYLTPLGEWWKSTGYDLRQLAQRFFGSRLFFDEAFRGNYIKRPSQFYLGLVQDLMINVAPYPRHSLNTLRLMGEELYRPPNVRGWVGGRLWINSGTLNARRQLVETLFAPVNEDNLNADEQVELVAARSQGIGTFTVTEERLEKMLQSMNSDQITSRFVDYFLPVKVSDAFRTNVHSFLDGEKEEAKRLNRLRSTAVTLLQSPEYQLC, encoded by the coding sequence ATGAAGCTAAATCTTTCACCGCAAGATGCTTGGCAACCGCTACCGGCCTCCCAATGGAACGAAGACGCCGCGCGCCATCTGCTCCGACGCGCCGGTTGGGCCGCGCAGCCTGCTGAAGTGGCGCGCCTTATGTCCGATGGCTTGAAAGCGAGCCTCGACCGCCTGTTTCCCGCCAAAGCCAATCTGCTGCCCACTCCGCGGCTTATTTCCAATCTTCAAGCGGCATCCCCCGCCTACGCGGAAAAAATCCGCAACGCCGAGACCCGCGAGCAACGCCAGGTCCTGCAACGCGAGCAACGCGAACGCCAGCAGCAAGCCGTCCAGGATCTCTCCATCAAATGGCTCCAATTCGCATCACGCCCCGAGAATGCCGTGACCGAAAAGTGGACGTATTTCCTGAGCGACATCTACGTCGTCAGTCAGGAAAAAGTAAATAATCCCGCCTACATCCATCAGCACAACGACACGATTCGCCAAGGCTGTCTGGGACCGGCTCCCACTCTTACCAAGTCCATCTCACGCGATCCCGCGATGATCCGTTTCCTGGATTTGCAGGACAGCAAGAAAGCCGCTCCCAACGAAAACTTTGCACGCGAACTGTTTGAACTCTTCGTGCTCGGCGAGGGCAACTACACCGAGGACGACATCAAGCAGGCCGCCCGCGCCTTCACCGGTTACCGGCTGCGCGGCGATGAATTCGTTTTTGCCGCCAACCAGCACGATGACCGTGAAAAAACCGTGTTCGGAAAGACGGGAAAATTCACCGGCGACGACATCATCGATCTCGCCTACGGCCTTCCGGCCGCCGGCCGCTTCGTGCCCCATGAAATGGCCAAGTTCTATCTGAGCGAAGAACTGCTTTCCGACGCTTATCTCACGCCTTTGGGCGAATGGTGGAAATCCACCGGTTACGACCTGCGCCAGCTGGCCCAGCGCTTTTTCGGAAGCCGGCTCTTTTTCGATGAGGCATTTCGCGGCAACTACATCAAACGTCCGTCGCAATTCTATCTCGGTCTCGTTCAGGACTTGATGATCAATGTGGCGCCCTACCCGCGTCATTCGCTCAACACACTCCGCCTCATGGGCGAAGAACTGTATCGCCCGCCCAATGTTCGCGGCTGGGTCGGCGGACGCCTTTGGATTAATTCCGGCACGCTCAACGCCCGTCGTCAGCTCGTGGAAACGCTCTTCGCGCCCGTCAACGAAGACAACCTCAACGCCGATGAACAGGTCGAGCTCGTCGCCGCCCGTTCTCAAGGCATCGGCACGTTCACCGTCACCGAGGAGCGTCTGGAAAAAATGCTTCAAAGCATGAACAGCGACCAGATCACCTCGCGCTTCGTCGATTACTTCCTGCCGGTAAAGGTAAGCGATGCCTTCCGCACCAACGTGCATTCATTTCTCGACGGCGAAAAAGAGGAGGCCAAGCGCCTCAACCGCCTTCGCAGCACCGCCGTCACCCTCCTGCAGTCCCCCGAATATCAACTCTGCTGA
- a CDS encoding DUF1501 domain-containing protein encodes MNNAFQSLPTTRREFLTWGSKGIGLLAFSQFAPSFLVQSTLAATPSPEKDRSILVLVQLAGGNDGLNTVIPYEDPEYYRLRPTIGIKKQEAIRLDDTLGLHPSLAALHGLMQDGSAGIIQNVGYPNPNHSHFRSSEIWETGSESNQFMPTGWIGRFLDNDCGGAPGTAGTGGDPVAVHVTNELPQSFQADKPHSTFGLRGGGNRNNKENLAFLEKLVKEDDHQANANASFLRATMMDALVTEQRVQKVIGSYRAESAYPGNNFAQSLRNVAALISSGMSTRVYFVSLGGFDTHSNQTNNHANLLKTLSEGLAAFQKDLVARKLDSQVLTMTFSEFGRRPNENESRGTDHGTAAPLFVMGSQIKGSLHGTPPSLALQKNKDLEFSTDFRQVYATVLDKWFSCPTDQVLGKTYAPLPFI; translated from the coding sequence ATGAACAACGCTTTCCAATCTCTTCCCACCACGCGCCGCGAATTCCTTACTTGGGGCAGCAAAGGCATCGGCCTTCTCGCGTTCAGCCAGTTCGCCCCGTCCTTCCTCGTTCAATCCACCCTCGCCGCCACGCCGTCCCCCGAAAAGGACCGCTCCATCCTCGTGTTGGTCCAGCTCGCCGGCGGCAACGATGGCCTCAACACCGTCATCCCTTACGAAGATCCGGAATACTACCGCTTGCGCCCCACCATCGGCATCAAAAAGCAGGAAGCCATCCGTCTCGACGACACGCTCGGCCTCCATCCTTCGCTGGCCGCCTTGCACGGGCTCATGCAGGATGGTAGCGCCGGTATCATTCAAAACGTCGGTTATCCAAACCCCAATCACAGTCACTTCCGTTCCAGCGAAATCTGGGAGACCGGCAGCGAGAGCAATCAGTTCATGCCTACGGGCTGGATCGGGCGTTTCCTAGACAACGATTGCGGCGGCGCACCCGGCACCGCCGGAACCGGTGGCGATCCCGTGGCCGTCCATGTCACCAACGAGCTTCCTCAATCCTTCCAAGCCGACAAACCGCACTCCACGTTCGGTCTGCGCGGTGGTGGCAATCGTAACAACAAGGAGAACCTCGCGTTCCTGGAAAAGCTCGTGAAAGAGGACGACCATCAGGCCAACGCCAACGCTTCGTTCCTTCGCGCCACCATGATGGATGCGCTCGTCACCGAACAACGCGTGCAAAAGGTCATCGGCAGCTACCGCGCTGAATCCGCCTATCCCGGCAACAACTTCGCGCAATCCCTGCGGAACGTCGCCGCGTTGATTTCCTCGGGCATGTCCACCCGCGTTTACTTTGTCTCCCTCGGTGGTTTCGATACCCACAGCAACCAGACAAATAACCACGCCAATCTGCTCAAAACGCTGTCCGAGGGCCTCGCTGCTTTCCAAAAGGATCTCGTCGCCCGTAAACTCGATTCCCAAGTCCTCACGATGACCTTCTCGGAATTCGGTCGCCGCCCCAACGAAAACGAAAGCCGCGGCACCGATCACGGCACGGCCGCTCCGCTCTTTGTAATGGGCAGCCAGATCAAGGGATCCCTTCACGGCACCCCGCCCTCCCTCGCGTTGCAGAAAAACAAGGACTTGGAATTCAGCACCGACTTCCGGCAAGTCTATGCGACCGTTCTTGATAAATGGTTTTCGTGCCCGACCGACCAAGTCCTCGGCAAAACCTACGCGCCATTACCTTTCATCTAA